Proteins found in one Methylobacterium sp. CB376 genomic segment:
- the ccoS gene encoding cbb3-type cytochrome oxidase assembly protein CcoS, whose translation MNVLILMIPIALFLGGMGLCAFLWALRSGQYEDIDGAEYRVLADD comes from the coding sequence ATGAACGTGCTCATCCTGATGATCCCGATCGCCCTCTTCCTCGGCGGGATGGGCCTCTGCGCCTTCCTGTGGGCGCTGCGCTCGGGCCAGTACGAGGACATCGACGGCGCCGAGTACCGCGTGCTGGCGGACGATTGA
- a CDS encoding HD-GYP domain-containing protein, whose product MPDGSILLIADGSAPALGLAHELARLMPCIAMRPEDPPPPGPHAAVVLDLGPAEVALGTGLRRSISGLRARGVPCLGLARDAPAAALARARGAATVLNAHAPSHVIAREIADAIAGEAAARAREPLWQTRIRAAEASTLVTQAFHAATAGGAISREDIDLGTEIVLDAMSEAGIRAWLDVIQAHAISVYQHSLGVAGYAAALAGRLGFRHQDQMRLVRAALLHDVGKARIPHAILDKPSSLTEEEMAVMRTHPVIGAQLLARQPGFDAETLDVVRHHHEMLDGSGYPDGLSGRAIGDLVRLVTICDIFSALTERRPYRAPMAAEEAWAVMERMGPKLDAALLAAFRPVAQAGAVARAA is encoded by the coding sequence ATGCCGGATGGCTCCATCCTGTTGATCGCGGACGGTTCCGCGCCGGCTCTCGGGCTCGCGCACGAACTCGCCCGCCTGATGCCCTGCATCGCCATGCGGCCGGAGGATCCGCCGCCGCCCGGTCCGCACGCCGCCGTGGTGCTCGATCTGGGTCCGGCCGAGGTCGCGCTCGGCACCGGCCTGCGGCGCTCGATCAGCGGCCTGCGCGCCCGGGGTGTCCCCTGCCTCGGCCTCGCCCGCGACGCGCCGGCCGCCGCGCTCGCGCGGGCGCGCGGGGCGGCAACGGTCCTCAACGCGCATGCACCCTCGCACGTGATCGCGCGCGAGATCGCGGACGCGATCGCCGGCGAGGCCGCCGCGCGGGCGCGGGAGCCGCTCTGGCAGACCCGCATCCGCGCCGCCGAGGCGAGCACGCTCGTCACCCAGGCGTTTCACGCCGCCACCGCGGGCGGGGCGATCAGCCGCGAGGACATCGACCTCGGCACCGAGATCGTGCTCGACGCGATGAGCGAGGCCGGGATCCGGGCGTGGCTCGACGTGATCCAGGCCCACGCGATCAGCGTCTACCAGCACTCGCTGGGGGTGGCCGGCTACGCGGCGGCCCTGGCGGGGCGGCTCGGCTTCCGGCACCAGGACCAGATGCGCCTCGTGCGGGCCGCCCTGCTGCACGACGTCGGCAAGGCGCGCATCCCCCACGCCATCCTGGACAAGCCGAGCAGCCTCACGGAGGAGGAGATGGCGGTGATGCGCACCCATCCGGTGATCGGGGCGCAGCTCCTGGCCCGCCAGCCGGGCTTCGACGCGGAGACCCTCGACGTGGTGCGCCACCACCACGAGATGCTGGACGGGTCGGGCTACCCGGACGGCCTGTCGGGCCGCGCGATCGGCGACCTCGTGCGCCTCGTGACGATCTGCGACATCTTCTCGGCGCTGACCGAGCGGCGGCCCTACCGTGCCCCGATGGCGGCCGAGGAGGCCTGGGCGGTGATGGAGCGGATGGGGCCGAAGCTCGACGCGGCGCTCCTCGCCGCCTTCCGCCCGGTGGCGCAGGCGGGCGCCGTCGCCCGCGCGGCCTGA
- the lexA gene encoding transcriptional repressor LexA — protein MLTRKQLDLLRFIQQRMRETGVPPSFDEMKDALDLKSKSGIHRLITALEERGFLRRLPNRARAIEVIRIPEAVASGPAEVVRFTPSVVEGGRSSAPVKPAPLPTALVSDESGHAVSIPVMGRIAAGTPISAIQSQSRSVAMSPDFLAGGEHYALEVRGDSMIEAGILDGDLVVIRRQDTANTGDIVVALIDDEEATLKRLRRRGSSIALEAANPAYETRVLGPDRVRIQGRLVSLIRKY, from the coding sequence ATGCTCACCCGTAAGCAGTTGGACCTGCTCCGCTTCATCCAGCAGCGGATGCGCGAGACCGGCGTCCCGCCCTCCTTCGACGAGATGAAGGACGCCCTCGACCTCAAGTCCAAGTCCGGCATCCACCGTCTCATCACGGCCCTGGAGGAGCGCGGCTTCCTCCGCCGGCTGCCGAACCGGGCCCGCGCGATCGAGGTCATCCGCATCCCCGAGGCGGTGGCGAGCGGCCCCGCGGAGGTGGTGCGCTTCACGCCGAGCGTCGTCGAGGGGGGGCGCTCCTCGGCCCCGGTCAAGCCCGCCCCGCTGCCGACCGCCCTGGTCTCCGACGAATCCGGGCACGCGGTCAGCATCCCGGTCATGGGCCGGATCGCCGCCGGCACGCCGATCTCGGCCATCCAGAGCCAGAGCCGCAGCGTCGCGATGTCGCCGGACTTCCTCGCCGGCGGCGAGCACTACGCCCTGGAGGTGCGCGGCGACTCGATGATCGAGGCCGGCATCCTGGACGGGGACTTGGTGGTGATCCGCCGCCAGGACACCGCCAATACGGGCGACATCGTGGTAGCGCTGATCGACGACGAGGAGGCGACCCTCAAGCGCCTGCGCCGCCGCGGCTCGTCGATCGCCCTCGAAGCCGCCAACCCGGCCTACGAGACCCGGGTCCTTGGGCCCGACCGGGTCCGCATCCAGGGCCGCCTCGTCAGCCTCATCCGCAAGTACTGA